The following are encoded together in the Petrotoga olearia DSM 13574 genome:
- a CDS encoding alpha-amylase family protein has protein sequence MTEHVRINNENFVVDGRIISMYSGSIHYWRIKQERWSEILDKVKGLGFTGITTYIPWEIHEITKGTFDFGEIETSKDIDKFLSLCDEKGLTVSVRPGPQINSELTWFGFPERIIKNANYQAKNPKGGKVILNQVPKPIPALSYTNENFLAEVDIWYDAICPILEKHQPPKGNLVAVQIDNEMGYFFHINPYTTDYSESSKTLYRSFLKEKYESIQKLNNMYHSNYLCFEEINPPVRFEGASKDELPYYLDWIEYREYYLINSIRNLGNRMRKRGINVPLFHNYPHPLGPGGASGAPSTPFNLPKLEEEIDFVGFDIYSKKELYNHVKTITSYVAGCSRFPYIPELGTGVWPWYIKPGNIEDEAFTTKAALMHGIKEFNRYMLVDRNKWLGSPISHKGEINKKSYPIHEKITKNLMKFRWNDFDKQTDVLLVVNRDYDRLEAATTLLPVEGDFLESVFGFSEYPDSKIVSTNTFGFKKPIQIEKSNWFDTFYKALSSGGFSFNLGDTEQVFEKWMKYKVVVITSFEYLSEEISKKLIKYIEIGGNLIIGPSIPELNESFKETSSLKLFVEKAHREIIKNSTNKAIEKYSIGKGNLFVISEKETVKSSIENILGNLKVSKIRMNNEKLDAVLYKHKSKDEFILFIANPTFEEIDAEIELPISTNMVTDVWNEEEIKTENGILKDKLSPYEIKILKL, from the coding sequence ATGACTGAGCATGTTCGAATCAACAATGAAAATTTCGTTGTTGACGGACGAATAATATCTATGTACAGTGGTTCTATACATTATTGGCGCATTAAACAGGAAAGATGGAGTGAAATATTGGATAAGGTAAAAGGGTTAGGCTTTACTGGAATAACCACCTATATTCCTTGGGAAATTCACGAAATTACAAAGGGGACCTTTGACTTTGGCGAGATTGAAACAAGCAAAGATATTGACAAGTTTCTTTCGTTATGTGATGAAAAAGGATTAACTGTGTCAGTAAGGCCCGGACCCCAAATCAATTCTGAATTAACTTGGTTTGGTTTTCCAGAAAGAATTATAAAAAATGCCAATTATCAAGCTAAAAATCCAAAAGGCGGTAAAGTTATACTTAACCAGGTACCAAAACCAATACCTGCATTATCTTATACCAATGAAAATTTTCTTGCAGAAGTAGATATTTGGTATGATGCTATTTGTCCTATTCTAGAAAAGCACCAGCCTCCAAAAGGTAATCTTGTTGCTGTACAAATAGACAATGAAATGGGATACTTTTTCCACATTAATCCTTATACAACAGATTACAGCGAAAGCTCAAAAACCCTTTACAGAAGTTTTTTGAAAGAAAAATATGAAAGTATTCAAAAACTTAATAATATGTATCACTCAAATTACCTTTGTTTTGAAGAAATCAATCCACCCGTTCGTTTCGAAGGGGCTTCAAAAGATGAGTTGCCATATTATTTAGATTGGATTGAATATCGTGAATATTATTTAATAAATAGTATAAGAAATTTAGGAAATCGCATGAGAAAGAGAGGTATAAATGTTCCTCTTTTTCATAACTATCCTCATCCTTTAGGACCAGGAGGTGCGTCAGGTGCCCCTTCAACTCCGTTTAACCTGCCCAAATTAGAGGAAGAAATAGATTTTGTCGGTTTTGATATTTATTCCAAAAAAGAACTATATAACCATGTGAAAACTATTACATCATATGTTGCAGGATGTAGTAGATTTCCTTATATACCTGAATTGGGAACCGGTGTATGGCCTTGGTATATAAAACCAGGAAATATTGAGGACGAAGCATTTACTACAAAAGCTGCATTAATGCACGGAATAAAGGAATTCAATCGATATATGTTGGTAGACAGAAATAAATGGCTAGGATCTCCAATTTCTCATAAAGGAGAAATCAACAAAAAATCCTACCCTATACATGAAAAAATTACGAAAAATTTAATGAAATTTAGATGGAATGACTTTGATAAACAAACGGATGTGCTTCTAGTGGTCAACCGAGACTATGATAGGCTCGAAGCAGCAACGACACTACTTCCGGTAGAAGGAGATTTTCTTGAATCAGTATTTGGATTTTCTGAATATCCAGATTCTAAAATTGTTTCAACAAATACTTTCGGTTTTAAAAAGCCAATACAAATAGAGAAAAGTAACTGGTTCGATACTTTCTACAAAGCTTTGAGTTCCGGAGGTTTTTCATTTAACCTTGGTGATACTGAACAGGTTTTTGAAAAATGGATGAAATATAAAGTTGTTGTAATAACATCATTTGAATATCTAAGTGAGGAAATTAGTAAGAAATTAATCAAATATATCGAAATTGGAGGAAATCTGATAATTGGTCCAAGCATTCCTGAATTAAACGAGAGTTTCAAAGAAACCTCATCTTTAAAGTTATTTGTAGAAAAGGCTCACAGAGAAATTATCAAAAATTCAACGAATAAAGCTATTGAAAAATACTCTATCGGGAAAGGTAATTTATTTGTAATTTCAGAAAAAGAGACAGTTAAAAGTTCAATAGAAAATATATTAGGTAATTTAAAAGTCTCAAAAATCAGAATGAATAACGAAAAGCTAGATGCCGTATTGTATAAACACAAATCAAAGGACGAATTTATTCTCTTTATCGCAAATCCTACCTTTGAAGAGATAGATGCAGAAATTGAGTTACCAATTAGTACAAATATGGTGACAGATGTATGGAATGAAGAAGAAATTAAAACTGAAAATGGGATACTTAAAGATAAATTATCACCTTATGAAATTAAAATATTAAAACTATAA
- a CDS encoding substrate-binding domain-containing protein produces the protein MKNISKIGFIVFFVLTFAVTIAFAQGISVSQDLPDNPVMSTGPLGEQATSAKTLSLTAAEVDKIRAGNYTAAISFHYSGNDWSKAQARALQETFEKMGIEVVAITDAQFKPEKQVSDIETIMAMNPDIIVSIPTDPTATAPAYKRAAEAGIKLIFMDNVPANMKPGRDYVSVVSADNYGNGVVSAEIMGEVLNGKGKIGMIFHDADFFVTKQRAQGFEDTIKKEFPNIEIVARGGFIDPNKSAGVASAMITRNPNLEGIWVNWDVPAESTISILRSSGINDIVITTCDLGENVAINMAQGGMVKGIGAQLPYWQGVAEAIIAGYSLLGKDVAPYYAVPALKVTRDNLLEAWKTAYNTEPPETITRYFK, from the coding sequence ATGAAGAATATAAGTAAGATAGGTTTTATAGTTTTTTTTGTTTTAACTTTTGCAGTTACTATAGCTTTTGCCCAAGGAATTTCTGTGAGCCAGGATTTACCCGATAACCCGGTTATGAGCACAGGCCCCTTAGGCGAGCAAGCTACATCAGCAAAAACACTTTCTCTTACTGCTGCTGAAGTTGACAAAATAAGAGCTGGCAATTATACTGCAGCTATTTCTTTTCACTACTCTGGTAACGATTGGTCGAAAGCCCAAGCTCGTGCCTTGCAAGAAACCTTTGAAAAAATGGGTATAGAAGTTGTTGCCATTACTGACGCCCAATTTAAACCAGAAAAGCAGGTGTCGGATATTGAAACTATTATGGCTATGAATCCAGACATTATTGTCAGTATTCCAACTGATCCAACGGCTACGGCACCTGCATATAAAAGAGCAGCAGAAGCTGGCATAAAATTAATATTTATGGATAACGTTCCTGCTAATATGAAACCTGGAAGAGATTATGTCAGTGTTGTCTCTGCTGATAACTATGGTAATGGTGTAGTTTCAGCCGAGATTATGGGGGAAGTTCTGAATGGTAAAGGTAAGATAGGGATGATATTTCATGATGCAGATTTTTTTGTAACAAAACAAAGAGCACAGGGGTTCGAAGATACAATTAAAAAAGAGTTCCCCAATATAGAAATTGTAGCTCGTGGCGGATTTATAGATCCTAATAAATCTGCTGGTGTGGCATCAGCTATGATCACCAGAAATCCAAATTTAGAGGGTATTTGGGTCAATTGGGATGTTCCAGCTGAAAGCACAATTTCTATCTTAAGGTCATCAGGAATAAACGATATTGTAATTACAACTTGTGATTTAGGAGAAAATGTAGCAATAAACATGGCACAAGGTGGCATGGTTAAAGGCATAGGAGCCCAGTTACCATATTGGCAGGGAGTTGCAGAAGCAATAATTGCTGGGTATTCATTACTAGGTAAAGATGTCGCCCCCTATTATGCTGTTCCCGCTTTGAAAGTTACTAGAGACAACTTACTTGAAGCCTGGAAAACTGCATACAACACTGAACCACCTGAAACCATTACCCGTTATTTCAAATAA
- a CDS encoding transposase has translation MHIKTNISNGKIEGMNSILRGFTKKAFSFKTLKNLKITIYISLDKLN, from the coding sequence TTGCACATAAAAACGAATATCTCAAACGGTAAAATAGAAGGTATGAACTCTATACTTAGAGGATTTACTAAAAAGGCTTTTAGTTTTAAAACATTAAAGAATTTAAAAATTACTATCTATATTTCCCTAGATAAACTTAATTAA
- a CDS encoding ABC transporter permease has product MPYKKDSKLVRKNLNWRQNIVYIAFIVVFLFFSVTLFDAGFLSKVNILNVFRQTAIIAVMGVGMTFVISTGEIDLSVGSITALSSLTTALSLEAGYGIILSSIIGVGTGLLIGLANGLLTTTVGIPSFIVTLGMMQVVRGAAMWITNTAPVPIMNESYNFWFGSGNIGSIPVLLFWMILIGIAGDLVYRKTTFGRYTLATGGNEEAARYTGINTNRIKLLTFTLSGALAGLAGMLYAGRMQSGRFSFGEGDELNVIAAVILGGTSLFGGKGTIIGTIFGALIMGIINNGLILAGLEVSQQMMVSGLIIILAVAFGSKKEKE; this is encoded by the coding sequence ATGCCGTACAAAAAGGATAGTAAGTTAGTTAGAAAAAATCTAAATTGGCGACAAAATATTGTTTATATTGCCTTCATAGTTGTATTCTTATTTTTTTCTGTTACACTTTTCGATGCAGGATTTTTATCAAAAGTTAATATCCTAAATGTATTTAGACAGACAGCGATAATTGCAGTAATGGGAGTTGGCATGACATTTGTTATATCTACTGGAGAAATAGATTTATCAGTTGGATCAATTACAGCTTTATCATCTTTAACCACCGCTCTTTCGTTAGAAGCAGGATATGGCATAATTTTATCCTCAATAATTGGGGTCGGCACAGGTTTACTTATTGGCCTTGCAAATGGACTTTTGACTACCACAGTTGGTATACCCTCTTTCATTGTTACTTTGGGTATGATGCAAGTTGTAAGGGGGGCTGCAATGTGGATTACAAATACTGCACCAGTGCCCATTATGAATGAATCTTATAATTTTTGGTTTGGTTCGGGTAATATTGGCAGTATACCAGTTTTACTTTTTTGGATGATTTTGATAGGGATAGCTGGTGATCTAGTATATAGAAAGACTACTTTTGGTAGATATACTCTTGCTACAGGAGGAAATGAAGAAGCAGCAAGATATACGGGTATTAATACAAATAGAATAAAATTGCTGACTTTTACACTTTCTGGGGCCTTGGCTGGTTTAGCAGGTATGTTATATGCTGGGAGAATGCAGTCAGGAAGGTTTTCATTCGGTGAAGGTGACGAATTAAATGTTATTGCTGCTGTAATACTTGGAGGAACAAGCCTTTTTGGAGGAAAAGGTACAATAATAGGAACAATCTTTGGTGCCCTTATAATGGGGATAATTAATAATGGATTGATTCTTGCTGGTTTAGAAGTTAGTCAGCAGATGATGGTTAGTGGGCTCATTATAATCTTAGCAGTAGCATTTGGAAGTAAAAAAGAAAAAGAATAG
- a CDS encoding L-ribulose-5-phosphate 4-epimerase, whose translation MYEDLKKELYKAHMNLEKYRLVAYTSGNVSVKVNNHVIIKPSGIPYDELKAEDMVVLDMEGNVVEGKLKPSVDSATHLYLYKNLPDVGSIIHTHSPYASAFALLSQPIPVYSTAHADVFGVQVPVSNYAPVGSEAIGKAVIEVVNQAKAVLLSKHGVIVMGKDIKEVIRKAIFLEEIAQTAYLAKTIGNPEPLDEKEAKRLYEFHHSNYGQK comes from the coding sequence ATGTACGAAGATTTGAAAAAAGAACTATACAAAGCCCACATGAATCTCGAAAAATACAGATTAGTTGCTTACACAAGTGGAAATGTCAGTGTAAAGGTTAACAATCACGTAATAATCAAACCCTCTGGAATACCATATGACGAATTAAAAGCAGAAGATATGGTAGTTCTGGATATGGAAGGAAACGTGGTAGAAGGTAAACTAAAACCGTCTGTTGATTCTGCCACCCACCTTTACCTTTATAAAAACTTACCTGATGTGGGGAGTATCATTCATACTCATTCACCTTATGCTTCTGCTTTTGCCTTGCTATCACAGCCAATACCTGTTTATAGCACCGCACATGCTGATGTTTTTGGTGTACAAGTACCTGTTTCAAACTATGCACCTGTAGGTTCTGAGGCAATTGGTAAAGCTGTGATTGAAGTTGTTAATCAAGCAAAAGCAGTTCTTTTAAGCAAACATGGGGTAATAGTCATGGGAAAAGATATCAAAGAAGTTATAAGAAAAGCTATCTTTTTGGAAGAAATCGCACAAACAGCTTATCTTGCTAAAACTATTGGAAATCCAGAACCTTTGGACGAAAAAGAAGCAAAAAGATTATATGAATTTCATCACAGTAACTACGGCCAAAAATGA
- a CDS encoding ATP-binding cassette domain-containing protein, producing MVKVCELLLKMENISKSFDKIKVLKEVNFELRKGEIHALVGGNGAGKSTLMKILTGVYKKDSGNIFINGTKIEINEPKDAKVNGIAMVFQEFSLVPTLTIAQNIFLNQEPKNRLGLIDDKKCLKKAQTLLNSLHIDVHPEETIDKYSVAYWQLVEIAKALSYNSKILIMDEPTSSLSENETEILFDFMKHLKEKGISIIYISHRMEEILKIADRVTILRNGENVLTQNSSSLTLEQIIEHIVGRELEHAFEWQKRDIERKEPVLKVKNLYSKRHNLNNISFELYPGEILGVAGLMGSGRTEIVESLFGIKSYDSGEIRINNKKVNIKSPQEAMNAGLALVPENRRTKGLILDHSVKDNILLPILKKLKEKLFINDKKGRDITEKLIKTLSIKTEGINQKVKFLSGGNQQKVVIGKWTAHQPEIFLMDEPTIGVDIGAKTEIIELIRSLAIENKSIVIISSELQELLAISDRIIVLKNGMVARAINREDIFSEEELQHAVQKG from the coding sequence ATGGTTAAAGTGTGCGAACTTCTTTTGAAAATGGAGAATATTTCCAAATCATTCGACAAAATAAAAGTCCTCAAAGAAGTAAACTTTGAGTTAAGAAAGGGAGAGATCCATGCTCTGGTCGGAGGAAATGGTGCAGGGAAGTCTACTTTAATGAAAATTCTTACAGGAGTTTATAAAAAAGATAGTGGAAATATATTCATTAATGGCACAAAAATAGAAATAAACGAACCAAAAGATGCAAAAGTCAACGGGATCGCCATGGTATTTCAGGAATTCAGTCTTGTGCCTACTTTAACAATTGCCCAAAATATATTTTTAAATCAAGAACCAAAAAACAGATTAGGATTGATAGACGATAAAAAATGTCTTAAAAAAGCTCAAACATTACTAAATAGTTTACATATTGATGTACATCCCGAGGAGACTATAGACAAATATAGTGTAGCTTACTGGCAGTTGGTTGAAATTGCCAAGGCATTGTCCTACAATTCTAAAATTTTAATAATGGATGAACCAACTTCTTCATTAAGTGAAAACGAAACTGAAATTCTATTTGATTTTATGAAGCATCTAAAAGAAAAAGGAATTTCAATTATTTATATTTCACACAGAATGGAAGAAATTTTGAAGATAGCAGATAGAGTTACAATTTTACGAAACGGAGAAAATGTTTTAACTCAAAATAGTAGCAGCTTAACTCTTGAACAAATTATAGAACATATAGTTGGTAGAGAATTAGAGCACGCCTTCGAATGGCAGAAAAGAGATATTGAGAGAAAAGAGCCAGTATTAAAAGTTAAAAATCTCTATTCAAAAAGGCATAACCTTAATAACATAAGTTTTGAGTTATATCCCGGAGAAATTTTAGGCGTAGCTGGTTTAATGGGAAGTGGAAGAACAGAGATTGTAGAGTCTCTTTTTGGGATAAAGTCATACGACTCAGGAGAAATAAGGATAAATAATAAGAAAGTAAATATCAAATCCCCTCAAGAGGCTATGAATGCAGGGTTAGCATTAGTACCTGAAAACAGGAGAACAAAGGGACTGATTTTGGATCATAGTGTAAAAGATAATATACTTCTTCCTATCCTTAAAAAACTTAAAGAAAAATTATTTATAAATGATAAAAAGGGCAGAGATATAACAGAAAAATTAATTAAGACACTTAGTATTAAAACTGAAGGAATTAATCAGAAGGTAAAATTTTTATCAGGTGGTAATCAACAAAAGGTGGTAATAGGAAAATGGACCGCACATCAACCAGAGATTTTTCTTATGGATGAACCAACCATAGGGGTAGACATAGGTGCTAAAACTGAAATAATAGAATTAATAAGAAGCCTTGCTATTGAAAATAAATCAATTGTGATCATATCGTCCGAGTTACAAGAGCTTCTGGCTATTAGTGATAGAATTATAGTATTAAAAAATGGTATGGTTGCCAGGGCTATTAATAGAGAAGATATTTTTTCAGAGGAGGAATTGCAACATGCCGTACAAAAAGGATAG